One Candidatus Woesearchaeota archaeon genomic window carries:
- a CDS encoding ATP-binding protein, which yields MLNDALETICSFLNHRGGTVYFGVKDKDGKVIGTTFRGSLHRKYCYCYPIQPQNRIT from the coding sequence ATATTAAATGATGCTTTAGAGACAATTTGCTCTTTTTTGAACCATAGGGGAGGAACAGTCTACTTCGGTGTGAAAGATAAAGACGGAAAAGTTATTGGTACTACTTTCAGGGGTTCACTCCACAGGAAATACTGTTATTGTTATCCTATTCAGCCCCAAAACAGAATTACTTGA